One region of Oryza sativa Japonica Group chromosome 5, ASM3414082v1 genomic DNA includes:
- the LOC107277548 gene encoding protein tesmin/TSO1-like CXC 4 isoform X2, giving the protein MANNQERPKCSCVQSSCTQLYCRCFRSRYFCSDNCNCSGCYNIKYYEDAIEEISDMIQMKNPNAFDPRIIVSVQDATAADPQSSTSAISDPKNTSDAMPGNEQRKHAKGCSCRKSKCSKLYCECFKNSVGCTAKCKCLECSNSFGVKNSESSNKPDPDDKSATDGLTHEETTTENITLPGETWNSDPNKRPRYF; this is encoded by the exons ATGGCAAACAATCAGGAGCGGCCAAAATGCAGCTGCGTCCAGTCCAGCTGCACCCAGCT ATATTGCCGGTGTTTCCGCTCGCGTTACTTTTGTTCAGacaactgcaattgttctggcTGCTACAACATTAAATATTACGAGGATGCGATAGAGGAGATTTCCGACATGATCCAGATGAAAAACCCGAATGCATTTGATCCCAGGATTATTGTTAGTGTTCAAGATGCAACGGCAGCTGATCCCCAGAGCTCTACTAGTGCTATTTCAGACCCAAAAAACACCTCCGATGCAATGCCG GGCAATGAACAACGGAAGCATGCCAAAGGGTGCAGCTGCAGGAAGTCCAAGTGCAGCAAACTCTACTGTGAATGCTTCAAG AACAGTGTGGGGTGCACTGCAAAATGCAAGTGCCTAGAGTGCAGTAACAGCTTCGGAGTAAAAAATA GTGAATCAAGCAACAAACCAGATCCAGATGATAAGAGTGCTACTGACGGCCTGACACATGAAGAAACAACTACGGAAAACATCACGCTACCTGGGGAAACCTGGAACTCTG
- the LOC107278485 gene encoding uncharacterized protein encodes MAAWFKLGGSAVRAMGALRGSPPAMASVFTGGWLLGSSISSWQTLKVAEQQIDALAREQEEYLNKFEAKWVEELNRLKLEMMNELEESEERLNREIDVLKMMARIAMEEKEMRMAMEEEAASPGPLQGESGDLGDV; translated from the exons ATGGCGGCGTGGTTTAAGCTCGGTGGCTCCGCTGTGCGCGCCATGGGCGCTCTCCGGggatcgccgccggcgatg GCATCAGTGTTCACCGGTGGATGGCTCCTGGGGTCTTCCATCTCCAGCTGGCAGACGCTGAAGGTTGCGGAGCAGCAGATCGACGCCCTGGCGAGGGAGCAAGAGGAGTACCTCAACAAGTTTGAGGCCAAGTGGGTCGAGGAACTTAACAGGCTGAAGCTCGAGATGATGAATGAGCTCGAGGAGTCGGAGGAACGGCTTAACAGGGAGATTGACGTCCTCAAGATGATGGCGAGGATAGCgatggaggagaaggagatgaggatggcgatggaggaggaggctgcttCTCCAGGTCCTCTCCAGGGTGAGTCCGGGGACCTCGGTGACGTGTGA
- the LOC4339769 gene encoding protein trichome birefringence-like 40 isoform X2, producing MHCLGAWLHPPCSNNSTNTFQILFFSFEFSFSFYGLVVPLQYIHCYYRVADVYIHPSEKCSGRGRAAGEVAVGAKLAMDPLKLKPPSMATRKRLAGAALGCLSLFLLSRALLFSQDDPEPVKRPDEASSISLPPDRIAIIAAAPAPSPATAAASDGSPAPAQDEVRCDLFDGSWVYDPAGYPLYDAGECPFLSDQVTCRRNGRPDSGYEHWRWQPRRCAAALRLRGGEMLEQCRDKRVVLVGDSLNRNMWESLACILYAAAPDRSRATVDDASADHKIFQALDYNCTVEFYWSPFLVDLDDQTRVLKLDRLPATTYRRLAAADVLVFNTGHWWTHTGKFRAWDHLERNGKKVEMGAEEAFNRALRTWTRWLDRNVDSHKTMVFFRSISPEHKNKNWCYNETAPMARAEEYVEAFPRGMVSIVERNVRRARTAVGYLDITRLSELRRDAHPSVFTVRGGKLLTPEQRRQPGSYADCSHWCLPGLPDTWNLLLFASWTSLRS from the exons ATGCACTGCTTGGGGGCTTGGCTTCATCCTCCATGTAGCAACAACTCAACCAACACATTCCAAATTTTGTTTTTCAGTTTtgagttttccttttctttttatggtTTAGTAGTACCACTCCAGTATATACACTGCTACTACCGAGTTGCAGATGTGTACATCCATCCCAGTGAAAAGTGCAGTGGCAGAGGCAGAGCAGCCGGTGAAGTAGCAGTTGGAGCTAAGCTAGCAATGGATCCCCTGAAGCTGAAACCACCCTCCATGGCCACCCGCaagcgcctcgccggcgccgccctcggcTGCCTCtcgctcttcctcctctcccgcgccctcctcttctcccaAGACGACCCGGAGCCCGTCAAGCGACCGGACGAGGCGTCCTCAATCTCATTGCCGCCCGACCGCATTGCCATTattgctgctgcacctgcgcCGAGCCcagctactgctgctgcttccgatggctcgccggcgccggcccagGATGAAGTCCGGTGCGACCTGTTCGACGGCAGCTGGGTGTACGACCCGGCCGGCTATCCGCTCTACGACGCCGGGGAGTGCCCCTTCTTGAGCGACCAGGTCACCTGCCGGAGGAACGGCCGGCCGGACTCCGGCTACGAGCACTGGCGGTGGCAGCCCAGGcggtgcgccgccgctctcAG GCTGCGTGGTGGGGAGATGCTGGAGCAGTGCCGGGACAAGCGAGTGGTGCTCGTCGGCGACTCGCTCAACCGCAACATGTGGGAGTCGCTCGCCTGCATCCTCTACGCCGCGGCGCCCGACCGCTCACGCGCCACCGTCGACGACGCCAGCGCCGACCACAAGATCTTCCAAGCATTG GATTACAACTGCACGGTGGAGTTCTACTGGAGCCCGTTCCTGGTGGACCTCGACGACCAGACCAGGGTGCTGAAGCTGGACCGCCTCCCGGCGACGACGtatcgccggctcgccgccgccgacgtgctGGTGTTCAACACGGGCCACTGGTGGACGCACACCGGCAAGTTCAGGGC GTGGGATCACCTGGAGAGGAACGGGAAGAAGGTGGAGATGGGAGCGGAGGAAGCCTTCAACCGCGCGCTCCGGACATGGACGCGGTGGCTCGATCGAAACGTGGACTCTCACAAGACCATGGTGTTCTTCCGCAGCATCTCCCCCGAGCACAAGAA CAAGAACTGGTGCTACAACGAGACGGCTCCGATGGCGAGGGCGGAGGAGTACGTGGAGGCGTTCCCGAGAGGGATGGTGTCGATCGTGGAGAGGAACGTGAGGagggcgaggacggcggtgggGTACCTGGACATCACCCGGCTGTCGGAGCTCCGGCGAGACGCGCACCCGTCAGTGTTCACGGTCAGGGGAGGGAAGCTGCTGACGCCGGAGCAGAGGCGGCAGCCGGGATCGTACGCCGACTGCAGCCACTGGTGCCTGCCCGGGCTGCCTGACACGTGGAACCTTCTCCTCTTTGCCTCCTGGACCTCGCTTCGATCCTGA
- the LOC9271460 gene encoding uncharacterized protein: protein MAAAVHCARVVPSMTSEYGAGSSSRIKFSYYKYCAALELVLQQNRFREHNRLIHYREFILPRSSLKQEAYKHLVHDMDEHCSHHSSCLQPSTRKRDVKKLVQEHSPCQPSTLQADAYTTGLSMKEIERRRKIGAANKGKVPWTKGRKLSKEHKELIKRRTTEALRDPKVRKKMLGHRQLHRQASKDKIGAALRKIWERRMVAVKARQEVLRIWSNSIAEAAKYGDYCQDKLDWDSYDRIKSEMISMFLWNKERERIMKKLEKAEAKIVAKKLQAAERSKLQTRGIKKLQHQKLVLRKSDAQPTRVVVSTRPKLKERLTKWHDRKKELETMISSRTRKGVGLRRSTPRRKAAERRAEVDLVEELRITCKDRLPREIHHQGETQP, encoded by the exons ATGGCGGCGGCCGTCCATTGTGCTAG GGTGGTGCCTTCTATGACCTCTGAGTATGGTGCTGGCTCATCTTCAAGAATCAAATTCTCATACTATAAGTACTGTGCAGCGTTGGAGTTAGTTCTACAACAAAACAGATTTCGAGAACACAATCGATTAATCCACTATCGGGAATTCATTTTGCCGCGGTCATCATTGAAACAAGAAGCTTACAAACATTTGGTCCATGACATGGATGAACACTGTTCCCATCATTCCTCTTGCTTACAGCCATCGACAAGAAAGAGGGATGTGAAGAAGCTAGTGCAAGAACATTCACCTTGTCAGCCATCAACTCTACAGGCTGATGCTTATACTACTGGTTTGTCGATGAAGGAAATTGAAAGAAGACGGAAGATTGGTGCAGCGAACAAGGGAAAGGTTCCCTGGACAAAGGGGAGGAAACTAAGCAAAG AGCACAAGGAACTCATCAAGCGAAGGACTACCGAGGCTCTTAGAGATCCCAAG GTTAGGAAGAAAATGCTAGGACATCGACAATTGCATAG ACAAGCAAGCAAAGACAAAATAGGTGCTGCATTGAGAAAGATCTGGGAGAGGCGAATGGTGGCTGTCAAAGCAAGACAGGAGGTTCTTCGCATATGGTCAAATAGCATTGCAGAAGCAGCAAAATATGGTGACTACTGCCAAGATAAGCTGGATTGGGATAGCTATGACAGGATAAAGTCTGAGATGATATCAATGTTCCTATGGAATAAAGAGAGGGAAAGAATAATGAAGAAGCTTGAAAAGGCAGAGGCGAAAATTGTAGCCAAGAAGCTTCAGGCAGCAGAGAGAAGTAAACTACAAACTAGAGGGATAAAAAAGCTGCAACATCAGAAGTTGGTTCTGCGAAAATCAGATGCTCAGCCGACACGAGTGGTAGTATCTACAAGACCAAAACTCAAGGAGAGATTAACCAAG TGGCATGATCGAAAAAAGGAACTTGAGACCATGATAAGTTCAAGGACAAGGAAAGGAGTTGGATTGCGAAGATCAACGCCGAGGCGAAAGGCAGCAGAAAGGCGAGCAGAAgtggatttggtggaggagCTGCGCATAACTTGCAAAGACAGGCTTCCTCGCGAAATCCACCACCAAGGCGAAACACAACCCTGA
- the LOC4339769 gene encoding protein trichome birefringence-like 40 isoform X1, producing the protein MHCLGAWLHPPCSNNSTNTFQILFFSFEFSFSFYGLVVPLQYIHCYYRVADVYIHPSEKCSGRGRAAGEVAVGAKLAMDPLKLKPPSMATRKRLAGAALGCLSLFLLSRALLFSQDDPEPVKRPDEASSISLPPDRIAIIAAAPAPSPATAAASDGSPAPAQDEVRCDLFDGSWVYDPAGYPLYDAGECPFLSDQVTCRRNGRPDSGYEHWRWQPRRCAAALRLRGGEMLEQCRDKRVVLVGDSLNRNMWESLACILYAAAPDRSRATVDDASADHKIFQALLNFFCDHGQDYNCTVEFYWSPFLVDLDDQTRVLKLDRLPATTYRRLAAADVLVFNTGHWWTHTGKFRAWDHLERNGKKVEMGAEEAFNRALRTWTRWLDRNVDSHKTMVFFRSISPEHKNKNWCYNETAPMARAEEYVEAFPRGMVSIVERNVRRARTAVGYLDITRLSELRRDAHPSVFTVRGGKLLTPEQRRQPGSYADCSHWCLPGLPDTWNLLLFASWTSLRS; encoded by the exons ATGCACTGCTTGGGGGCTTGGCTTCATCCTCCATGTAGCAACAACTCAACCAACACATTCCAAATTTTGTTTTTCAGTTTtgagttttccttttctttttatggtTTAGTAGTACCACTCCAGTATATACACTGCTACTACCGAGTTGCAGATGTGTACATCCATCCCAGTGAAAAGTGCAGTGGCAGAGGCAGAGCAGCCGGTGAAGTAGCAGTTGGAGCTAAGCTAGCAATGGATCCCCTGAAGCTGAAACCACCCTCCATGGCCACCCGCaagcgcctcgccggcgccgccctcggcTGCCTCtcgctcttcctcctctcccgcgccctcctcttctcccaAGACGACCCGGAGCCCGTCAAGCGACCGGACGAGGCGTCCTCAATCTCATTGCCGCCCGACCGCATTGCCATTattgctgctgcacctgcgcCGAGCCcagctactgctgctgcttccgatggctcgccggcgccggcccagGATGAAGTCCGGTGCGACCTGTTCGACGGCAGCTGGGTGTACGACCCGGCCGGCTATCCGCTCTACGACGCCGGGGAGTGCCCCTTCTTGAGCGACCAGGTCACCTGCCGGAGGAACGGCCGGCCGGACTCCGGCTACGAGCACTGGCGGTGGCAGCCCAGGcggtgcgccgccgctctcAG GCTGCGTGGTGGGGAGATGCTGGAGCAGTGCCGGGACAAGCGAGTGGTGCTCGTCGGCGACTCGCTCAACCGCAACATGTGGGAGTCGCTCGCCTGCATCCTCTACGCCGCGGCGCCCGACCGCTCACGCGCCACCGTCGACGACGCCAGCGCCGACCACAAGATCTTCCAAGCATTG TTGAACTTTTTTTGCGATCACGGACAGGATTACAACTGCACGGTGGAGTTCTACTGGAGCCCGTTCCTGGTGGACCTCGACGACCAGACCAGGGTGCTGAAGCTGGACCGCCTCCCGGCGACGACGtatcgccggctcgccgccgccgacgtgctGGTGTTCAACACGGGCCACTGGTGGACGCACACCGGCAAGTTCAGGGC GTGGGATCACCTGGAGAGGAACGGGAAGAAGGTGGAGATGGGAGCGGAGGAAGCCTTCAACCGCGCGCTCCGGACATGGACGCGGTGGCTCGATCGAAACGTGGACTCTCACAAGACCATGGTGTTCTTCCGCAGCATCTCCCCCGAGCACAAGAA CAAGAACTGGTGCTACAACGAGACGGCTCCGATGGCGAGGGCGGAGGAGTACGTGGAGGCGTTCCCGAGAGGGATGGTGTCGATCGTGGAGAGGAACGTGAGGagggcgaggacggcggtgggGTACCTGGACATCACCCGGCTGTCGGAGCTCCGGCGAGACGCGCACCCGTCAGTGTTCACGGTCAGGGGAGGGAAGCTGCTGACGCCGGAGCAGAGGCGGCAGCCGGGATCGTACGCCGACTGCAGCCACTGGTGCCTGCCCGGGCTGCCTGACACGTGGAACCTTCTCCTCTTTGCCTCCTGGACCTCGCTTCGATCCTGA